A stretch of Lutra lutra chromosome 9, mLutLut1.2, whole genome shotgun sequence DNA encodes these proteins:
- the LOC125109202 gene encoding LOW QUALITY PROTEIN: mitochondrial fission regulator 2-like (The sequence of the model RefSeq protein was modified relative to this genomic sequence to represent the inferred CDS: deleted 1 base in 1 codon) encodes MSLILNILREMLEYFGVPIDQVLQIRENKDYGGSARSIVRIIGKILPLEPCPRPNFELIPLLNSVDSGNCGSVVPSFADTLCVANDEEASYLRFRQNKRMKSDGTVGETAFKKIAALEEELTFLRTQIAAIVGRRELKASRLVGFFDLNDEPHGLEQRPSPGTAELSAQPDPFSSSMLFPPPPPPLPPELFSPQPTCSPLTQSESNNMCDSDNSANEMKKQHPADSQTNYSHSKNQENKDVPNMLDVLKDMNKVKLRAIERSPGGRPIHKRKRQDSHWDPVSLISHALKQKFAFQEDDSFEKENRSWESSPFSSPETSRVSYNNVKLVF; translated from the exons ATGTCACTCATATTGAATATCTTAAGAGAAATGCTGGAATATTTTGGTGTTCCCATAGACCAGGTTTTGCAgattagagaaaataaagactATGGA GGATCAGCTCGGAGTATTGTTCGTATTATTGGGAAAATCCTTCCTTTAGAACCTTGTCCCAGGCCTAATTTTGAGTTGATCCCACTGTTGAACTCTGTAGACTCTGGTAACTGTGGATCTGTAGTTCCATCTTTTGCCGATACTCTGTGTGTGGCAAATGATGAAGAAGCCAGTTATCTCAGATTTCGACAGAATAAACGAATGAAAAGTGACGGGACTGTAGGTGAAACTGCATTTAAAAAGATAGCTGCCCTTGAAGAGGAGCTGACTTTTCTTCGCACCCAGATCGCTGCCATTGTGGGAAGGAGGGAACTGAAAGCCAGTAGGCTTGTTGGCTTCTTTGACTTGAATGATGAGCCTCATGGTTTGGAACAAAGACCATCACCAGGGACTGCTGAACTGAGTGCCCAGCCAGATCCATTTTCAAGTTCAatgcttttccctcctcctcctcctccactgcccCCTGAGCTTTTTTCTCCACAGCCGACCTGTTCTCCTCTCACACAGTCAGAATCTAATAATATGTGTGACTCAGATAATTctgcaaatgaaatgaaaaaacagcACCCGGCTGACAGTCAGACCAATTACAGTCATTcaaaaaaccaggaaaataaagatgttCCAAACATGTTGGATGTACTAAAGGACATGAATAAGGTTAAACTTCGTGCTATTGAACGGTCACCTGGAGGTAGACCCATTCATAAGAGGAAAAGACAAGATTCACATTGGGATCCAGTGTCTTTAATATCCCATGCACTTAAGCAGAAGTTTGCATTCCAAGAAGATGAttcctttgagaaagaaaataggtCTTGGGAATCTTCTCCGTTTTCTAGTCCAGAAACTTCAAGAGTGAGCTATAATAACGTAAagttagtgttttaa